In one window of Ovis aries strain OAR_USU_Benz2616 breed Rambouillet chromosome 3, ARS-UI_Ramb_v3.0, whole genome shotgun sequence DNA:
- the PHPT1 gene encoding 14 kDa phosphohistidine phosphatase codes for MAAAGLAQIPDVDIDSDGVFKYVLIRVYAAPPSGDPAGETKEIVRGYKWAEYHADIYDKVSGEIQKKGYDCECLGGGRISHQSQDRKIHVYGYSMGYGRAQHSVSTEKIKAKYPDYEVTWADDGY; via the exons ATGGCGGCGGCGGGCCTCGCCCAGATCCCCGACGTGGACATCGACTCCGACGGCGTCTTCAAGTATGTGCTGATTCGAGTCTATGCGGCGCCACCCTCCGGGGACCCGGCCGGGGAGACCAAAGAGATCGTGCGCGGCTACAAGTGGGCCGAGTACCACG CCGACATCTACGACAAGGTATCGGGCGAGATACAGAAGAAGGGCTACGACTGCGAGTGCCTGGGGGGCGGGCGCATTTCCCACCAGAGCCAGGACAGGAAGATCCACGTGTACGGCTACTCCATG GGTTACGGTCGCGCCCAGCACTCTGTCTCCACTGAGAAGATTAAAGCCAAGTATCCGGACTACGAAGTCACGTGGGCTGACGACGGCTACTGA